From Oncorhynchus mykiss isolate Arlee chromosome 6, USDA_OmykA_1.1, whole genome shotgun sequence, the proteins below share one genomic window:
- the ccl13 gene encoding small inducible cytokine A13 isoform X1: MKTLTALLLLGLLCSLHTTSAGVIKLETSTECCLKFSARIPLQQVVSLRTTSSSCPRKALIFTTKKGKTFCVDPSEAWVQSHVTKIESRRQ; the protein is encoded by the exons ATGAAGACCCTGACTGCTCTACTCCTCCTGGGACTGCTCTGCTCCCTGCATACGACGtctgcag GTGTCATTAAGTTGGAAACGTCAACTGAATGCTGTCTAAAGTTCAGCGCGAGGATCCCTCTTCAACAAGTGGTTTCTCTCAGAACAACCTCCAGTAGCTGCCCTCGCAAAGCACTGAT TTTTACCACAAAGAAAGGGAAGACATTTTGTGTTGACCCTTCTGAAGCCTGGGTCCAGAGTCATGTGACCAAGATTGAGAGCAGACGACAATGA
- the LOC118964987 gene encoding C-C motif chemokine 13-like, with amino-acid sequence MKTLTALLLLGLLCSLHTTSAGVIALEIAPECCMKFSARIPLQQVVSLRTTSSSCPRKALIFITKKGKTFCVDPSEAWVQSHVTKIESRPQ; translated from the exons ATGAAGACCCTGACTGCTCTACTCCTGCTGGGACTGCTCTGCTCCCTGCATACGACatctgcag GTGTCATCGCGTTGGAAATAGCACCTGAATGCTGTATGAAATTCAGCGCGAGGATCCCTCTTCAACAAGTAGTTTCTCTCAGAACAACCTCCAGTAGCTGCCCTCGCAAAGCACTGAT TTTTATCACAAAGAAAGGGAAGACATTTTGTGTTGACCCTTCTGAAGCCTGGGTCCAGAGTCATGTGACCAAGATTGAGAGCAGACCACAGTGA